In a genomic window of Lepisosteus oculatus isolate fLepOcu1 chromosome 3, fLepOcu1.hap2, whole genome shotgun sequence:
- the LOC102689165 gene encoding WD repeat-containing protein 20 — translation MAGDGGALKDINEIKSQFRTREGFYKLLTLSDSQQRGGLPRGPSAGSAAGPGAGPGAIPGGGGGAPVPGPGAGSSAAAASAASTSAAGFLPPVRVSMVKLQPEDPSEESERVCFNIGRELYFYTYTNIKKAVDLSKPIDKRIYKGTQPTCHDFNQYSATADSVSLIVGFSAGQVQYLDPIKKETSKLFNEERLIDKSKVTCLKWLPKSENLFLASHASGHLYLYNVEHPCGTAAPQYSLLRQGDGFAVYACKAKAPRNPLLRWTVGEGGLNEFAFSPDGGHLACVGQDGCLRVFHFDSMELQGVMKSYFGGLLCVSWSPDGKYLATGGEDDLVTVWSFAEGRVIARGHGHKSWVNVVAFDPFTTSLEEGERGELSGSEEDVQEAAHFGRVRTSSTLSRLSRHSSKGGGPSVTYRFGSVGQDTQFCLWDLTEDVLYPRLPLSRARTLTNTFNSVIPPSASGGSNLGGGGNSDAPAGHGHHHLPRSLSRSNSLPHPAVTNASKSPASSDVGGGGGGGAGGAGGAPFSIGRFATLSLQERKSDKSGGGSGGSSSSSSGGGEKEHKRYHSLGNISKSNDKINVVPRSQRLDAAKVLGTTLCPRMNEVPLLEPLVCKKIAHERLTVLMFMDDCIITACQEGLICTWARPGKASLTAQNGSSPSGTVV, via the exons ATGGCCGGTGATGGAGGTGCTCTAAAGGATATCAATGAGATTAAATCCCAGTTCCGGACAAGGGAGGGTTTTTACAAACTGCTCACCCTCTCGGATTCCCAGCAGCGGGGCGGGCTACCCCGGGGACCTTCCGCCGGGTCGGCAGCAGGTCCCGGGGCCGGGCCGGGCGCGATCCCCGGTGGGGGCGGAGGGGCTCCGGTCCCCGGGCCCGGGGCAGGCTcgtccgccgccgccgcctcagCCGCCTCCACCTCGGCGGCCGGCTTCCTGCCTCCGGTCCGGGTCTCCATGGTGAAGCTGCAGCCGGAAGACCCGAGCGAGGAGTCCGAACGAGTGTGCTTCAATATTGGCAGGGAACTTTATTTCTACACCTACACTAACATCAAGAAG GCGGTGGACCTCAGCAAGCCCATCGACAAGCGCATCTACAAGGGCACCCAGCCCACGTGTCACGATTTCAACCAGTACTCGGCCACGGCGGACAGCGTGTCGCTCATCGTGGGCTTCTCTGCCGGGCAGGTGCAGTACCTGGACCCCATCAAGAAGGAGACCAGCAAGCTCTTCAACGAGGAG aGGCTGATCGACAAGTCCAAGGTGACGTGCCTGAAGTGGCTGCCCAAGTCGGAGAACCTCTTCCTGGCCTCGCACGCCAGCGGGCACCTCTACCTCTACAACGTGGAGCACCCCTGCGGCACCGCGGCCCCCCAGTACTCCCTGCTGCGGCAGGGCGACGGCTTCGCCGTCTACGCCTGCAAGGCGAAGGCCCCCCGCAACCCGCTGCTGCGCTGGACGGTGGGCGAGGGGGGGCTGAACGAGTTCGCCTTCTCGCCAGACGGCGGCCACCTGGCCTGCGTGGGGCAGGACGGCTGCCTGCGGGTCTTCCACTTCGACTCCATGGAGCTGCAGGGCGTGATGAAGAGCTACTTCGGGGGGCTGCTGTGCGTCTCCTGGAGCCCCGATGGGAAGTACTTGGCCACGGGGGGGGAGGACGACCTGGTGACCGTGTGGTCCTTCGCCGAGGGCCGCGTGATCGCCAGGGGCCACGGGCACAAGTCCTGGGTGAACGTGGTGGCCTTCGACCCCTTCACCACCAGCCTGGAGGAGGGGGAGCGCGGGGAGCTCAGCGGGAGCGAGGAGGACGTGCAGGAGGCCGCGCACTTCGGGAGGGTGCGCACCAGCAGCACGCTGTCCCGGCTCTCCAGGCACAGCTCCAAAGGCGGGGGCCCCTCGGTCACGTACCGCTTCGGGTCCGTAGGGCAGGACACCCAGTTTTGCCTGTGGGACCTGACGGAGGACGTGCTGTACCCCCGCCTCCCTCTCTCCCGCGCCCGCACCCTGACCAACACCTTCAACTCCGTCATTCCACCCTCCGCCAGCGGGGGCAGCAACCTAGGGGGCGGGGGCAACAGCGATGCCCCCGCCGGGCATGGACATCACCACCTGCCCCGCTCCCTCTCCCGCTCGAACTCCCTCCCCCACCCGGCTGTGACCAACGCCTCGAAAAGTCCGGCCTCCTCGGACGtggggggcggcggcggcgggggggcagggggggcagggggggcCCCCTTCAGCATCGGCCGCTTCGCCACGCTCTCCCTGCAGGAGAGGAAGTCGGACAAATCCGGCGGCGGGTCAGggggctcctcctcctcctcctccggcgGCGGCGAGAAAGAGCACAAGCGCTACCACAGCCTGGGCAACATCAGCAAGAGCAACGACAAGATCAACGTGGTGCCGCGGAGCCAGCGCCTGGACGCCGCCAAGGTGCTGGGCACCACGCTGTGCCCGCGCATGAACGAGGTGCCCCTGCTCGAGCCGCTGGTGTGCAAGAAGATCGCCCACGAGCGCCTGACCGTGCTCATGTTCATGGACGACTGCATCATCACCGCCTGCCAGGAGGGGCTGATATGCACCTGGGCGCGGCCCGGGAAAGCT AGCTTGACGGCACAGAACGGCAGCTCGCCCAGTGGGACGGTGGTATAG